Below is a window of Candidatus Hydrogenedens sp. DNA.
TAAACCAACAATCTGTTGAAATACCCCCATCTTTTGACTATATCTTTTTGGCAAGAAGAAAAAAATCATTTCGATACATGATTTTTTCGGTTGTAATACTAACTTTCTGTTTATGGTTTTCAGACCGATATTTACGATTTGACTTAGATGAAACAAAATATCGTGTTGCCTTAACACTGGAAAAAGAATCCGCTCGTCCTATAATGCGAAATATAGCTACAAAAGTGCTATCGAATCCTGTTTTATTAGATGACCCAAGATATTCCCAATATTTAGAATTTCTTGCCTTGATTGAAGAAGATGATGCGGTTCAAAAACTTTTTCAGGATATTTATAATATTAGTAATATTAATACATCATTATTAACAAATTATATAACTAAACTCTATTTTTTCGGAGATTACCAAAAAGCAAGAGAATTAATTAAAGAGGCTCAGAGCCTTCCTCCAAATAATTCTTTATTAGGGTATATAGAATCTGCAATGGTTATCACACCCGGAACAACTGACGAAAAAACCTTTGCAGAAGGTATATCTATAATTGCAAAAGAAAATCGTAGTGGAAACCCAGTTATTTTCCCCGAACCCTACTGGCATAGTACCTTACCCAAATATACTTACTCTTATTACATGCAAAAATATAATATTCTGAATCATTGTTTAGCACCTTTATACAAATTGTATTCATATATACTTACACAAATAGAAACCAATTTAAAGCAGAAGAACATTCAAAATACTCAAATATGGTTAGAAGAATTGTTTTTAATGGGAAAAAGAATAGGAATGAGTATAAATCCTGATAATATTTACTCAAGTTTACCTATATGTATTTTTTCCTTGAAACTACAAAAAGATGTTCTATCAACATATAGTAAATTCTCGAAATCAATTCATTCACCAATCCTTGCAAAAGAAACAAGCAAATTAAATCATATATCAAATTTATTAGAACTATCAGACCATCTGGAAGAAAAAAGAAAATTGGAGTTTGAAAATAGCCGCGAAAATAGAATAAAAGCAATTTGTTTCGTCCTTTTGGGACTTATTGAATTAACATTTATTTATTTTATAGTTAAATTCTTCTATTATCTAATATCCAGGTCTCAATCTAATTTACTTTTACTTAAATTCTCAAATTCCGTCAATATCTATGTCATCTTCTGGTCTCTTATTGTATTTATATTTTTATTTTATTCTCTATATTCCAATCGAATTATTTTAAAAAGTTTTTTTGTCATGAATTGTCTATGGGCATTATGGCTTATTTCCCCTATGTTTATTCTACTCTTTTCTTCCTTTCACAAAAAAAATTCCAATAAAATTTATATCGATACGGAAGAAAAAGAAAAAAATTATGAATCAAAACCTAAAAGAGGGCATTCAATCCTTTATTTCTTTATCTTAATGGAAAAACTATCAGGAATACTTTTAGGTTTCTATACCACTTTGATTTGTATTTTATTCTTAACATTTCGTATATTTTATTTCTCTTATCCATTCCAGTTAAATTTAATTTGGGACTTAACAAGAATTGAAGAAATAAATTTAATAAAGGATTTTTTGTCCTTTATTCATTCTTGACATAGGTTATTAAATTTACATATAATAAATGCTAATCTAATTAATAATGTTAAATATGAAATTATTACTAAACAAAAACCTTATTACTTAAGGAGGTTAATAACATGAACCGTGAACAAAAAGCGTTTACAACATTTGAAGCAGCAAGAATATGTCATGTGACCCATCACAGCATAAAAAATTGGATTCGTCAGGGGCTTATTAAAGCATCGCGTACTCCTGGAGGACATTACCGCATTCTTGAAAAAGATTTGGACGAGTTTAGAGAGAAGTATGACATGTTTCCAAGGGACAAAAATTCCAAGAAATATCGTATTATGGTGGTAGATGATGAACCCGACGCTATAAATCTTATTGAAAATATGTTAGGTAAAGATGAATATGAAATTATAAAAGTAAATAATGCTACCGAAGTAGGCTTAAAGGCTATTCAGTTATCTCCTGACCTTATTCTTCTTGATTTCCTGATGCCAGAAATCAACGGGTTCGAAGTATGCCGTGCATTAAGAAATAATGATATGACTCGTTTTATTCCTATTATGGCAGTAACATGTTTAACTAAAGATTCTGATATTGAACGGATATTTGCATGTGGTGCCGATGAATATCTGGCAAAACCTTTCAAAGTTGACCAACTATTGGAAAAAGTAAAAGAGTTAATAACTAAGGGGCGCCCTGTTCAAAAATAATATAGTAAAAAAACAACCCTATTTTATCTTTTGGGACGCAAGAGAAAAGTTCTTCTCTTTGCGAATATTTCATGGAACAAAAACAAAAATATCGCACGGGTATTGAACGAAAATTTT
It encodes the following:
- a CDS encoding response regulator, which gives rise to MNREQKAFTTFEAARICHVTHHSIKNWIRQGLIKASRTPGGHYRILEKDLDEFREKYDMFPRDKNSKKYRIMVVDDEPDAINLIENMLGKDEYEIIKVNNATEVGLKAIQLSPDLILLDFLMPEINGFEVCRALRNNDMTRFIPIMAVTCLTKDSDIERIFACGADEYLAKPFKVDQLLEKVKELITKGRPVQK